The Pseudomonas asiatica genome has a segment encoding these proteins:
- the rsmA gene encoding 16S rRNA (adenine(1518)-N(6)/adenine(1519)-N(6))-dimethyltransferase RsmA, which produces MNEQYQHRARKRFGQNFLHDAGIIDRILRAINAKAGEHLLEIGPGQGALTEGLLGSGAQLDVVELDKDLVPILQHKFAGRSNFRLHQGDALKFDFNQLGVPPRSLKVVGNLPYNISTPLIFHLLSHAGLIRDMHFMLQKEVVERMAAGPGGGDWGRLSIMVQYHCRVEHLFNVGPGAFNPPPKVDSAIVRLVPHEVLPYPAKDAKLLEQVVRDAFNQRRKTLRNTMKGLLDSAAIEAAGVDGSLRPEQLDLAAFVRLADQLADQQA; this is translated from the coding sequence ATGAACGAGCAATACCAACACCGGGCGCGCAAGCGCTTCGGCCAGAACTTCCTGCACGACGCCGGCATCATCGACCGCATCCTGCGTGCCATCAACGCCAAGGCCGGCGAACATCTGCTGGAAATCGGCCCCGGCCAGGGCGCCCTGACCGAAGGCCTGCTGGGCAGCGGGGCACAGCTGGACGTGGTGGAACTGGACAAGGACCTGGTGCCGATCCTGCAGCACAAGTTTGCCGGCCGCAGCAATTTCCGCCTGCACCAGGGCGACGCCCTGAAGTTCGACTTCAACCAGCTGGGCGTGCCACCGCGCAGCCTCAAGGTGGTGGGCAACCTGCCCTACAACATCTCCACCCCACTGATCTTCCACCTGCTCAGCCATGCCGGGCTGATCCGCGACATGCACTTCATGCTGCAGAAGGAAGTGGTCGAGCGCATGGCCGCCGGCCCTGGCGGTGGTGACTGGGGGCGCTTGTCGATCATGGTGCAGTACCACTGCCGGGTCGAGCACCTGTTCAACGTTGGCCCTGGCGCCTTCAACCCGCCGCCGAAAGTGGACTCGGCCATCGTCCGCCTGGTGCCGCACGAAGTGCTGCCGTACCCGGCCAAGGACGCAAAGCTGCTGGAGCAGGTGGTACGCGATGCCTTCAACCAGCGCCGCAAGACCCTGCGCAACACCATGAAAGGCCTGCTCGACAGCGCGGCCATCGAAGCTGCCGGCGTGGACGGCAGCCTGCGCCCTGAACAGCTGGACCTGGCCGCCTTCGTGCGCCTGGCTGACCAGTTGGCTGACCAACAAGCCTGA
- the pdxA gene encoding 4-hydroxythreonine-4-phosphate dehydrogenase PdxA: MKPLRFAVTPGEPAGIGPDLCLLLAADAQPHPLIAITSRDLLAERATQLGLAVNLLPVAPGLWPEQPAPAGSLYVWDTPLAAPVVPGKLDKANAAFVLETLTRAGQGCLDGHFAGMITAPVHKGVINESGIAFSGHTEFLAELTHTAQVVMMLATRGLRVALVTTHLPLRDIADAITAERVERVTRILHADMRDKFGIANPRILVCGLNPHAGEGGHLGREEIDIIEPTLARLRTEGMDLRGPLPADTLFTPKYLEHCDAVLAMYHDQGLPVLKYKGFGAAVNVTLGLPIIRTSVDHGTALDLAGTGKVDTGSLRVALETAYQMAENRP, translated from the coding sequence GTGAAGCCCCTGCGCTTCGCCGTCACCCCCGGCGAGCCGGCCGGCATAGGCCCCGACCTGTGCCTGCTGCTCGCCGCAGACGCCCAGCCCCACCCCCTGATCGCCATCACCAGCCGTGACCTGCTCGCCGAGCGGGCCACGCAGCTGGGGCTGGCCGTCAACCTGCTGCCGGTAGCGCCGGGCCTATGGCCCGAGCAGCCGGCGCCAGCGGGTAGCCTGTACGTCTGGGATACCCCCCTGGCGGCCCCGGTAGTGCCGGGCAAGCTCGACAAGGCCAATGCCGCGTTCGTGCTGGAAACCCTGACCCGTGCCGGGCAAGGCTGCCTGGACGGGCACTTCGCCGGGATGATCACCGCCCCTGTACACAAGGGCGTGATCAACGAAAGCGGTATCGCCTTCTCCGGGCATACCGAATTCCTTGCCGAGCTGACCCACACCGCGCAAGTGGTGATGATGCTGGCCACCCGTGGCCTGCGCGTGGCCCTGGTGACCACACACCTGCCACTGCGCGACATTGCCGACGCCATCACTGCCGAGCGCGTCGAGCGTGTAACCCGTATCCTGCATGCCGACATGCGCGACAAGTTCGGCATTGCCAACCCGCGCATCCTGGTGTGCGGCCTCAACCCGCACGCGGGCGAGGGCGGCCACCTGGGCCGCGAGGAAATCGACATCATCGAGCCGACCCTGGCCCGCCTGCGCACCGAAGGCATGGACCTGCGCGGGCCGCTGCCGGCCGATACCCTGTTTACCCCCAAATATCTGGAGCACTGCGATGCGGTGCTGGCGATGTACCACGACCAGGGCCTGCCTGTACTCAAGTACAAAGGCTTCGGCGCTGCAGTCAACGTGACCCTGGGCCTGCCGATCATCCGCACGTCGGTCGACCACGGCACCGCCCTGGACCTGGCCGGCACCGGCAAGGTCGACACCGGCAGCCTGCGCGTCGCGCTGGAAACCGCCTACCAGATGGCCGAGAACCGACCATGA
- a CDS encoding peptidylprolyl isomerase: MKTKLIDRLRPALLGVALLSGAVHAAVQPLDRVVAIVDNDVVMQSQLEQRVREVQQTIAKRGGGMPPAGALDQQVLERLIVENLQLQIGERSGIRITDEELNQAMGTIAQRNGMSLDQFRAALARDGMSFDDAREQVKREMIISRVRQRRVAERIQVSEQEVKNFLNSDLGKMQMSEEYRLANILIPTPEAANSEAIQAAARQVGDVYQQLKQGADFGQMAIARSASENALEGGEMGWRKAGQLPPDFAKMLSSMPVGEITQPIRIPNGFIILKLEEKRGGSENVLRDEVHVRHILIKPSEIRSEAATEQLAERLYERIKNGEDFGELAKSFSEDPGSALNGGDLNWVDPNSLVPEFREQMANAAQGEVTRPFKTQYGWHVLEVLGRRATDSTEQAREQQAMNVLRNRKYDEELQTWLRQIRDEAYVEIKLPGADQAAQ; the protein is encoded by the coding sequence GTGAAGACCAAGCTTATTGATCGACTGCGCCCGGCGTTGCTGGGCGTTGCATTGCTGAGTGGCGCGGTGCATGCCGCGGTGCAACCTCTTGATCGCGTGGTGGCCATCGTCGACAACGACGTGGTCATGCAAAGCCAGCTGGAGCAGCGTGTCCGCGAGGTCCAGCAAACCATCGCCAAGCGCGGCGGCGGCATGCCGCCTGCCGGCGCGCTGGACCAGCAGGTACTGGAGCGTCTGATCGTCGAAAACCTGCAGCTGCAGATCGGCGAGCGCTCCGGCATCCGCATCACCGACGAAGAACTGAACCAGGCCATGGGCACCATTGCCCAGCGCAACGGCATGTCGCTGGACCAGTTCCGCGCCGCCCTGGCCCGTGACGGCATGTCGTTCGACGACGCCCGCGAGCAGGTCAAGCGCGAGATGATCATCAGCCGCGTGCGCCAGCGCCGCGTGGCCGAGCGTATCCAGGTGTCCGAGCAGGAAGTGAAGAACTTCCTCAACTCCGACCTTGGCAAGATGCAGATGTCGGAAGAGTACCGCCTGGCCAACATCCTGATCCCGACCCCGGAAGCGGCCAACTCGGAAGCCATCCAGGCCGCCGCGCGCCAGGTTGGCGATGTGTACCAGCAGCTCAAGCAGGGCGCGGACTTCGGCCAGATGGCCATTGCCCGCTCCGCCAGCGAAAACGCCCTGGAAGGCGGCGAGATGGGCTGGCGTAAAGCCGGCCAGCTGCCGCCAGACTTCGCCAAGATGCTCAGCAGCATGCCGGTTGGCGAAATTACCCAGCCTATCCGCATCCCCAACGGCTTCATCATCCTCAAGCTCGAGGAGAAGCGTGGCGGCAGCGAGAACGTGCTGCGTGACGAAGTGCACGTTCGCCACATCCTGATCAAGCCTAGCGAGATCCGCAGCGAGGCTGCCACCGAGCAACTGGCCGAGCGCCTGTACGAGCGCATCAAGAACGGCGAAGACTTCGGCGAGCTGGCCAAGAGCTTCTCGGAAGACCCGGGTTCGGCGCTCAACGGCGGCGACCTCAACTGGGTTGACCCGAACAGCCTGGTACCGGAGTTCCGCGAGCAGATGGCCAACGCCGCCCAAGGCGAAGTCACCCGTCCGTTCAAGACCCAGTACGGCTGGCATGTCCTGGAAGTGCTGGGCCGTCGCGCCACCGACAGCACCGAGCAGGCTCGTGAGCAACAGGCCATGAACGTACTGCGCAACCGCAAGTACGACGAAGAGCTGCAGACCTGGCTGCGCCAGATCCGCGACGAGGCCTACGTTGAAATCAAGCTGCCTGGCGCTGACCAGGCCGCCCAGTGA
- a CDS encoding LPS-assembly protein LptD: MALKSPAFRRKFPLLVTGGLLALQPLATSYVVAAEQFDCQVSASGGWDCKPKTPTNNLPPRPVHEGAAVSTGTEAASEGETADRPMLVTEAKGRGLKSRSEDYSHLDWVPREKLTAAQLAETGPYCGGAYIEPTRPGMADTTPKDESPTYINAKVSKYQQEQQIATLAGDVVMRQGSMQAEADEANLYQTENRGELKGNVKIRDNGSLVVGDEAQIQLDTGEAQVDNAEYVMHKSHIRGSALYAKRGENAIIRLKDGTYTTCEPGSNAWQLKGNNITLNPATGFGTATNVTLRVKDFPVFYTPYIYFPIDDRRQSGFLPPSFSSTSDTGFMLVTPYYFNLAPNYDATLYPRYMTKRGLLMEGEFRYLTPSSEGQFGGAYLNDKNDDRKDQTDYKEQRWMVNWQHKGGLDERLMTEVDYTDISDPFYFQDLESDQIGIETQDLLNQQGALTYRGDNYTARLNVHAYEMATISKITPYDRLPQITFNGKLPYEPGGLNLAYETEAVRFDRDLKTGPVYNEDGILDTTAGPDGQRLDENIAGIARANGTRLNFAPSISLPMEASYGYLTPKLKYAYTHYDLDLDSKGKADAIRLKNQDPVAYGSYSGTVNRDVPIFSVDSGLYFDRNTSLFGTNYKQTLEPRMFYLYVPYKDQRDIPLFDSGETLFSYDSLFRDNRFSGTDRIGDENKLSLGVTTRWIEENGFERQNFSIGQAYYFKDRKVQLPGINYQNRKDSQSDVSPYALVYNYYFNRDWRFNSDFNWDPDSRSTRSGSAMFHYQPEDNPNKVVNLGYRYRNDTISYDSTTGTWKVGGGDYGVPGSENYIKDYYKIQQHDFSVIWPIVPQWSVIARWQHDYNRNRTLEAMGGFEYDNCCWKLRLINRYWIDYDDFSQALPTNEKGDHGIFLQIVLKGLGGVVGNKVESFLDQGIQGYREREDQAY; the protein is encoded by the coding sequence ATGGCATTGAAATCCCCCGCGTTTCGTAGAAAGTTTCCGTTGCTGGTAACCGGCGGTCTGCTGGCCCTGCAACCTCTGGCCACGTCTTACGTGGTGGCAGCCGAACAGTTCGACTGCCAAGTGTCCGCCTCCGGTGGTTGGGACTGCAAGCCCAAGACCCCAACCAACAACCTGCCGCCGCGCCCGGTGCACGAGGGTGCTGCAGTCAGCACCGGCACCGAAGCCGCGAGCGAAGGCGAAACCGCGGACCGGCCGATGCTGGTCACCGAGGCCAAGGGCCGTGGCCTGAAGTCGCGTAGCGAAGACTACAGCCACCTGGACTGGGTTCCGCGTGAAAAGCTCACTGCCGCACAGCTGGCCGAAACCGGCCCGTACTGCGGTGGCGCCTACATCGAGCCAACCCGCCCTGGCATGGCCGACACCACGCCGAAGGACGAGTCGCCGACCTACATCAACGCCAAGGTATCCAAGTACCAGCAAGAGCAGCAGATCGCTACCCTCGCCGGTGACGTGGTGATGCGCCAGGGCAGCATGCAGGCCGAGGCCGACGAGGCCAACCTCTACCAGACCGAAAACCGTGGCGAGCTCAAGGGCAACGTCAAGATCCGTGACAACGGTTCGCTGGTGGTCGGTGACGAGGCACAGATCCAGCTCGACACGGGCGAGGCCCAGGTCGACAACGCCGAATACGTGATGCACAAGTCGCACATCCGCGGCAGTGCCCTGTACGCCAAGCGTGGCGAGAACGCCATCATCCGCCTCAAGGACGGTACGTACACCACCTGCGAACCGGGCAGCAACGCCTGGCAGCTGAAGGGCAACAACATCACCCTGAACCCGGCCACCGGTTTCGGTACCGCGACCAACGTTACGCTGCGGGTCAAGGATTTCCCGGTGTTCTACACACCGTACATCTACTTCCCGATCGACGACCGTCGCCAGTCCGGCTTCCTGCCGCCATCGTTCAGCAGCACCAGCGACACCGGCTTCATGCTGGTCACGCCGTACTACTTCAACCTGGCGCCGAACTATGACGCCACGTTGTACCCGCGCTACATGACCAAGCGCGGCCTGCTGATGGAAGGCGAGTTCCGCTACCTGACGCCTTCCAGCGAAGGCCAGTTCGGTGGCGCGTACCTCAACGACAAGAACGACGACCGCAAAGACCAGACTGACTACAAAGAGCAGCGCTGGATGGTCAACTGGCAGCACAAGGGCGGGCTGGACGAGCGCCTGATGACCGAGGTGGACTACACCGACATCAGCGATCCGTTCTACTTCCAGGACCTGGAATCCGACCAGATCGGTATTGAAACCCAGGACCTGCTGAACCAGCAGGGTGCATTGACCTACCGTGGTGACAACTACACCGCGCGGTTGAATGTGCATGCCTACGAGATGGCGACCATCTCGAAGATCACCCCGTATGATCGCCTGCCGCAGATTACCTTCAACGGTAAGCTGCCGTACGAGCCAGGTGGGTTGAACCTTGCGTATGAGACTGAGGCAGTTCGCTTCGATCGCGACTTGAAGACAGGTCCGGTCTATAACGAAGATGGAATATTGGACACTACAGCTGGCCCAGACGGCCAGCGTCTTGATGAAAATATTGCAGGCATTGCCCGCGCTAACGGTACACGCCTGAATTTCGCTCCTTCTATCAGCCTGCCTATGGAAGCCAGTTATGGCTACCTGACACCGAAGCTTAAGTACGCCTACACCCACTACGATCTTGATTTGGATAGCAAGGGCAAAGCCGATGCCATCCGTCTTAAGAACCAAGACCCGGTGGCATACGGTAGCTACAGCGGTACGGTGAACCGTGATGTACCGATTTTCAGCGTGGACAGCGGACTTTACTTCGACCGTAATACGTCGTTGTTCGGCACCAACTATAAGCAGACCCTCGAACCGCGCATGTTCTATCTCTACGTCCCCTACAAGGACCAGAGGGATATACCACTGTTCGACTCCGGCGAAACCCTGTTCAGCTACGACTCGCTGTTCCGTGACAACCGCTTCAGCGGCACCGACCGTATCGGCGACGAGAACAAGCTGTCACTGGGCGTGACTACCCGCTGGATCGAAGAAAACGGATTCGAGCGCCAAAACTTCAGTATCGGTCAGGCGTACTACTTCAAGGACCGCAAAGTCCAGCTGCCGGGTATCAACTACCAGAACCGCAAAGACTCGCAGTCCGATGTGTCGCCGTACGCGTTGGTGTACAACTACTACTTCAACCGCGACTGGCGCTTCAATTCGGACTTCAACTGGGACCCGGACAGCCGCAGCACCCGCTCGGGCAGCGCGATGTTCCACTACCAGCCTGAAGACAACCCGAACAAAGTGGTCAACCTCGGTTATCGCTACCGTAACGACACCATCTCCTACGACTCCACGACCGGTACCTGGAAAGTGGGCGGTGGCGACTACGGCGTCCCAGGCAGCGAGAACTACATCAAGGATTACTACAAGATCCAGCAGCATGACTTCTCGGTCATCTGGCCGATCGTTCCGCAGTGGAGCGTCATCGCTCGCTGGCAGCATGACTACAACCGCAACCGCACCCTGGAAGCCATGGGCGGCTTCGAGTACGACAACTGCTGCTGGAAGCTGCGTCTGATCAACCGTTACTGGATCGATTACGACGACTTCAGCCAAGCACTTCCGACGAACGAAAAAGGCGACCACGGCATCTTCCTTCAGATCGTCCTGAAAGGCCTCGGTGGTGTAGTCGGCAACAAGGTCGAATCTTTCCTCGACCAAGGCATTCAAGGTTATCGTGAACGTGAAGACCAAGCTTATTGA
- a CDS encoding aminoglycoside phosphotransferase family protein, with protein MPEHDVRLQQLTVWLDEQLNDLFRKNAWGDVPAGSLTAASSDASFRRYFRWQGAGHSFVIMDAPPPQENCRPFVAIDHLLASADVHVPLIHAQDLERGFLLLGDLGHQTYLDIIDADNADGLFADAIDALLAFQRLPMDAPLPSYDDALLRREVELFPEWYVGRELGLAFSDAQKATWQRISQLLIDSALAQPKVLVHRDYMPRNLMQSTPNPGVLDFQDAVYGPVTYDITCLFKDAFLSWPQARVEGWLRDYWQKAQAAGIPVQADFEAFQRASDLMGVQRHLKVIGIFARICHRDGKPRYLGDVPRFFAYIEEVISRRPELAELGELIAELQAGARA; from the coding sequence ATGCCTGAACACGATGTACGCCTGCAACAACTGACGGTCTGGCTCGATGAGCAGCTCAATGATCTTTTCCGGAAAAACGCCTGGGGCGACGTGCCTGCAGGCAGCTTGACCGCGGCCAGCAGCGACGCCAGCTTCCGCCGTTATTTCCGCTGGCAGGGTGCCGGCCACAGCTTCGTGATCATGGATGCACCACCTCCACAGGAAAACTGCCGACCGTTCGTCGCCATCGACCACCTGCTGGCCAGCGCCGACGTGCACGTGCCGCTGATCCATGCCCAGGACCTGGAACGTGGTTTCCTGCTGCTGGGTGACCTGGGCCACCAGACATACCTTGATATCATTGATGCGGACAACGCCGACGGCCTGTTCGCCGATGCCATCGACGCGCTGCTGGCGTTCCAGCGCCTGCCGATGGACGCGCCGTTGCCCAGCTACGACGATGCGCTGTTGCGCCGTGAAGTCGAGTTGTTCCCGGAGTGGTACGTGGGTCGTGAGCTTGGCCTGGCCTTCAGCGATGCCCAGAAAGCCACCTGGCAACGAATCAGCCAGCTGCTGATCGACAGCGCACTGGCCCAGCCCAAGGTGCTGGTGCACCGCGACTACATGCCGCGCAACCTCATGCAGAGCACGCCCAACCCCGGCGTGCTGGACTTCCAGGATGCCGTGTATGGCCCGGTCACCTACGACATCACCTGCCTGTTCAAGGACGCGTTCCTCAGCTGGCCGCAGGCGCGGGTCGAAGGCTGGCTGCGCGACTACTGGCAGAAGGCGCAGGCTGCCGGCATCCCGGTGCAGGCCGATTTCGAGGCGTTCCAGCGTGCCAGCGACCTGATGGGTGTACAGCGCCACCTGAAGGTGATCGGTATTTTCGCCCGTATCTGCCACCGTGACGGCAAACCCCGTTACCTGGGCGACGTACCGCGCTTCTTCGCCTATATAGAAGAAGTGATCAGCCGCCGGCCCGAATTGGCGGAGCTGGGTGAGCTGATTGCCGAGTTGCAGGCCGGAGCGCGTGCATGA
- the murU gene encoding N-acetylmuramate alpha-1-phosphate uridylyltransferase MurU, producing the protein MKAMILAAGKGERMRPLTLHTPKPLVPVAGQPLIEYHLRALAAAGVTEVVINHAWLGQQIEDHLGDGSRFGLSIRYSPEGEPLETGGGIFKALPLLGDAPFLLVNGDVWTDYDFARLLAPLQGLAHLVLVDNPGHHGRGDFRLVGERVVDGDDAPGTLTFSGLSVLHPALFEGCQPGAFKLAPLLRKAMAAGQVSGEHYRGHWVDVGTIERLAEAERLIGERA; encoded by the coding sequence ATGAAGGCAATGATCCTGGCAGCGGGCAAAGGCGAGCGCATGCGCCCGCTTACCCTGCACACCCCCAAACCGCTGGTCCCGGTCGCCGGCCAGCCATTGATCGAGTACCACCTGCGGGCCCTGGCTGCGGCGGGCGTCACCGAGGTGGTGATCAACCATGCCTGGCTCGGCCAGCAGATCGAGGACCACCTGGGTGACGGCAGCCGTTTCGGCCTGAGCATCCGCTATTCGCCCGAAGGCGAGCCGCTGGAAACCGGCGGTGGCATCTTCAAGGCCCTGCCATTGCTGGGTGACGCGCCGTTCCTGCTGGTGAACGGCGATGTCTGGACCGACTATGACTTCGCGCGCCTGCTGGCTCCCCTGCAAGGCCTGGCCCATTTGGTGCTGGTCGATAACCCAGGCCATCACGGCCGCGGCGACTTCCGCCTGGTGGGCGAGCGGGTGGTCGATGGTGATGATGCCCCTGGCACGCTGACCTTCAGCGGCCTTTCGGTGCTGCACCCGGCGCTGTTCGAAGGCTGCCAGCCTGGCGCCTTCAAGCTGGCGCCGTTGCTGCGCAAGGCCATGGCTGCGGGCCAGGTCAGTGGCGAGCACTACCGTGGGCACTGGGTTGATGTCGGTACTATCGAGCGCCTGGCCGAGGCCGAGCGCCTGATCGGCGAGCGCGCCTGA
- a CDS encoding TerB family tellurite resistance protein, whose amino-acid sequence MWWPSTVIGAGAGFAVASIPGALLGALLGQAMDRRLRLQGWEDMRERLGGRPALQDDELLFVMLGRLAKCDGRVGEQHIQQARQEMVRLDLAEAARLRAIAAFNRGKAGKDRLSGHLRRIRQQPHAAEGTLRACWRMVWADGKMGNKERELLLDWGQKLGLSRRQVQAMSLEYEPRKAAGPEGVAMTYAAALRLLAVEADTDADKVKQAYRRLVSRHHPDKLAGTGASEAQVREATERTRELHQAYAMIRKRRGL is encoded by the coding sequence ATGTGGTGGCCAAGCACGGTGATTGGTGCCGGTGCCGGCTTTGCCGTTGCCAGCATCCCCGGGGCCTTGCTCGGCGCGTTGCTCGGCCAGGCCATGGACCGCCGCCTGCGTTTGCAAGGCTGGGAGGACATGCGTGAACGCCTGGGCGGGCGTCCGGCCTTGCAGGACGATGAGTTGCTGTTCGTGATGCTCGGGCGCCTGGCCAAGTGCGATGGCCGGGTGGGCGAGCAGCATATCCAGCAGGCGCGCCAGGAGATGGTGCGCCTGGACCTGGCCGAAGCGGCCCGGCTGCGTGCGATTGCCGCGTTCAACCGTGGCAAGGCGGGCAAGGACCGGCTGAGTGGGCACCTGCGGCGCATTCGCCAGCAGCCGCATGCGGCCGAAGGCACCCTGCGTGCCTGTTGGCGCATGGTCTGGGCCGACGGCAAGATGGGCAACAAGGAGCGTGAACTGCTGTTGGACTGGGGTCAGAAACTGGGCCTGAGCCGGCGGCAGGTGCAAGCCATGTCGCTGGAGTACGAACCACGCAAGGCGGCGGGGCCGGAAGGGGTCGCCATGACCTATGCGGCGGCGTTGCGCTTGCTGGCGGTCGAGGCGGATACCGATGCCGACAAGGTCAAGCAGGCGTATCGTCGGCTGGTCAGCCGGCACCACCCGGACAAGCTGGCGGGCACTGGTGCCAGTGAGGCGCAGGTGCGTGAAGCGACCGAGCGGACCCGGGAGTTGCATCAGGCCTATGCAATGATCCGTAAGCGGCGCGGCCTGTAG